The DNA region CGTCAGTTGGAGGCGGAGCAGGCCATTCAGGTGGTGGACGAGTGCGATACCGCACGTGAAGCGATCGAGGTCGGACAGCGGGCACGCGTCGACTTGGTGTTTCTGGAGACGGTCCTCCCGGACATGGATGGCTTCGAGCTCGCCCGGCTGCTCCGGGCCCACGTGCGCATCGGCCTGGTC from Gemmatimonadales bacterium includes:
- a CDS encoding response regulator yields the protein MPTAFPDPPEPVAESSRPPVPTLRAILVDPDRLHRERLRRQLEAEQAIQVVDECDTAREAIEVGQRARVDLVFLETVLPDMDGFELARLLRAHVRIGLV